NNNNNNNNNNNNNNNNNNNNNNNNNNNNNNNNNNNNNNNNNNNNNNNNNNNNNNNNNNNNNNNNNNNNNNNNNNNNNNNNNNNNNNNNNNNNNNNNNNNNNNNNNNNNNNNNNNNNNNNNNNNNNNNNNNNNNNNNNNNNNNNNNNNNNNNNNNNNNNNNNNNNNNNNNNNNNNNNNNNNNNNNNNNNNNNNNNNNNNNNNNNNNNNNNNNNNNNNNNNNNNNNNNNNNNNNNNNNNNNNNNNNNNNNNNNNNNNNNNNNNNNNNNNNNNNNNNNNNNNNNNNNNNNNNNNNNNNNNNNNNNNNNNNNNNNNNNNNNNNNNNNNNNNNNNNNNNNNNNNNNNNNNNNNNNNNNNNNNNNNNNNNNNNNNNNNNNNNNNNNNNNNNNNNNNNNNNNNNNNNNNNNNNNNNNNNNNNNNNNNNNNNNNNNNNNNNNNNNNNNNNNNNNNNNNNNNNNNNNNNNNNNNNNNNNNNNNNNNNNNNNNNNNNNNNNNNNNNNNNNNNNNNNNNNNNNNNNNNNNNNNNNNNNNNNNNNNNNNNNNNNNNNNNNNNNNNNNNNNNNNNNNNNNNNNNNNNNNNNNNNNNNNNNNNNNNNNNNNNNNNNNNNNNNNNNNNNNNNNNNNNNNNNNNNNNNNNNNNNNNNNNNNNNNNNNNNNNNNNNNNNNNNNNNNNNNNNNNNNNNNNNNNNNNNNNNNNNNNNNNNNNNNNNNNNNNNNNNNNNNNNNNNNNNNNNNNNNNNNNNNNNNNNNNNNNNNNNNNNNNNNNNNNNNNNNNNNNNNNNNNNNNNNNNNNNNNNNNNNNNNNNNNNNNNNNNNNNNNNNNNNNNNNNNNNNNNNNNNNNNNNNNNNNNNNNNNNNNNNNNNNNNNNNNNNNNNNNNNNNNNNNNNNNNNNNNNNNNNNNNNNNNNNNNNNNNNNNNNNNNNNNNNNNNNNNNNNNNNNNNNNNNNNNNNNNNNNNNNNNNNNNNNNNNNNNNNNNNNNNNNNNNNNNNNNNNNNNNNNNNNNNNNNNNNNNNNNNNNNNNNNNNNNNNNNNNNNNNNNNNNNNNNNNNNNNNNNNNNNNNNNNNNNNNNNNNNNNNNNNNNNNNNNNNNNNNNNNNNNNNNNNNNNNNNNNNNNNNNNNNNNNNNNNNNNNNNNNNNNNNNNNNNNNNNNNNNNNNNNNNNNNNNNNNNNNNNNNNNNNNNNNNNNNNNNNNNNNNNNNNNNNNNNNNNNNNNNNNNNNNNNNNNNNNNNNNNNNNNNNNNNNNNNNNNNNNNNNNNNNNNNNNNNNNNNNNNNNNNNNNNNNNNNNNNNNNNNNNNNNNNNNNNNNNNNNNNNNNNNNNNNNNNNNNNNNNNNNNNNNNNNNNNNNNNNNNNNNNNNNNNNNNNNNNNNNNNNNNNNNNNNNNNNNNNNNNNNNNNNNNNNNNNNNNNNNNNNNNNNNNNNNNNNNNNNNNNNNNNNNNNNNNNNNNNNNNNNNNNNNNNNNNNNNNNNNNNNNNNNNNNNNNNNNNNNNNNNNNNNNNNNNNNNNNNNNNNNNNNNNNNNNNNNNNNNNNNNNNNNNNNNNNNNNNNNNNNNNNNNNNNNNNNNNNNNNNNNNNNNNNNNNNNNNNNNNNNNNNNNNNNNNNNNNNNNNNNNNNNNNNNNNNNNNNNNNNNNNNNNNNNNNNNNNNNNNNNNNNNNNNNNNNNNNNNNNNNNNNNNNNNNNNNNNNNNNNNNNNNNNNNNNNNNNNNNNNNNNNNNNNNNNNNNNNNNNNNNNNNNNNNNNNNNNNNNNNNNNNNNNNNNNNNNNNNNNNNNNNNNNNNNNNNNNNNNNNNNNNNNNNNNNNNNNNNNNNNNNNNNNNNNNNNNNNNNNNNNNNNNNNNNNNNNNNNNNNNNNNNNNNNNNNNNNNNNNNNNNNNNNNNNNNNNNNNNNNNNNNNNNNNNNNNNNNNNNNNNNNNNNNNNNNNNNNNNNNNNNNNNNNNNNNNNNNNNNNNNNNNNNNNNNNNNNNNNNNNNNNNNNNNNNNNNNNNNNNNNNNNNNNNNNNNNNNNNNNNNNNNNNNNNNNNNNNNNNNNNNNNNNNNNNNNNNNNNNNNNNNNNNNNNNNNNNNNNNNNNNNNNNNNNNNNNNNNNNNNNNNNNNNNNNNNNNNNNNNNNNNNNNNNNNNNNNNNNNNNNNNNNNNNNNNNNNNNNNNNNNNNNNNNNNNNNNNNNNNNNNNNNNNNNNNNNNNNNNNNNNNNNNNNNNNNNNNNNNNNNNNNNNNNNNNNNNNNNNNNNNNNNNNNNNNNNNNNNNNNNNNNNNNNNNNNNNNNNNNNNNNNNNNNNNNNNNNNNNNNNNNNNNNNNNNNNNNNNNNNNNNNAAAGAGGAGAAGCACTAAATATTTTGGATGAATAGCATATCTGCTTGGACCATTTTGGGGCATAAAGAAATAGAAGGACATTTGAGATTATGAATAGCATTTCTGCAGCATCAGCCTTATCAGTTCTCCATTTGTTTTCTAAAAGCAAACCAAATGGTGTCTTGGACGGGTTCATCCATTGGATAAGTAGTTTCTGTTTTGATTGAGCATTAGAACTTAAAAATGATGCTGCTGTCAGGCTGCAGCATGTGATTTTCCTTCTTTAAAGGCCAAAGTGATTTGTATATCTCTGGCAAGATAAGAGAAGGAGAAACCTCCGCCCCCCCTCCCCCAACCCCCCCTGAATATCTCAAAGCCGGATTTACAATCAACAGGTCCGGCAAAGTAGAATGATAAGCCAAACATGTTATTATCTCGTGTCCTTAACGCCAATTCCCTTTTTAGTGCGCCTGTGTTTTGACAAACAGCTGACTATGCTCCCAGCCTTTTATATTTGCCAATGCTGATTATGATCAACACCTGCAGGTTTTTATGAGACAAGAATTGCATATTACGCCTGGAGGGGTGCTCAAGGTTATCGATTTGGCTCAATCCCTGATTACTGAGGAACCTGTTTTCATTTACATCCCATTGTGCTTGTGCCTATATAGCGTcaccttttctttttgggttgtTATTTCTCCATGTGATGTAAAACAAGCTCATGTAAACTCACAAAGTGACTTCACTGTATTCCTCTGCTTGAAGTATTGATGTTGCACAGATAAGGGAAAGATCTGCAGCTTTGAACTGAGTGTCAGTGTTCGTAGCATTACAGTTACTCTTGATATCTTTGGATCAATCAGGAGATTATATGTTAAATGACTGGATTCTTTTGCCTATGAGCTTAGATTTTTGcttgagtttgaaaaattaaaggATAGAGACGCGTGCAATCAAGAACTTGAAATCGGAGCAGACATCAAGTGTCATTCCTTACACCGATGCTTCAATCTATGAACATTCTTGTTTTCCTAAATAAGCTTAAGTAACGCATAGCTTATAAATGGGGTCATTGTGCAAAAACGACTATTTTCAAAGAATAATAAGAAAATTTCTCTGGAATAGAGGTGAAGACAAACCAAATTACCTAATAATCAAATCGACGAATATGAACACTATTTTGGTGGTTTAAGTTTAAGCCATGATCATAAAATTGGGAATTAATGTGTGAAAGACTCAGAACCACACTCggttcaataaataaataaatcaaatttaaacacaattttaaatttattaagaTAAACAAATATGATCAATGACAAAATCAGaattaaaaaatcaagaattaaaAGCATAAGAGtagaactctttttttttctttgaaaaaaaggTGTTTTCCCTACTAATGCATTATAATctccttgtttcttttttttttttttttctatgttccttttttttgtaCCTTCCTCCctgttttgttatttgtcttttctATTTTGTTATTATATTTTTGAAGTATATAGTGCGATTGTTACAAATGATTCTATATTAAAGGAAAGGAAAGGCGGATGAATCTATCCAATTTTTTGAGAGGCAGAGAAGAAGTTAAATAACCTTCGATTCTATTTTAGAAAATTCTAGAGAGGAAAAAGGGGTTCGACCCCTAGGCCCTAACCTGCGGCGAGCGAGGGACCTAACATAAttgtcttttttatttttaatttttcggTTTGTCCACCTGTCCTGTGAAACCTGTACCAGAGTAATTAGTTAACAACAATACTGAAGCATAGTCTCCCAGCCAGTCACAGACTGGGAGTAAAGACACACGAGCAAGTACAACAGGGACTTATCCAACCTTTTCGTCGGCCGCTCCCGATACCAAATCTTAACAGAAACTCGATCGGACTCACCGAGTTATGGGCGGCGAGACGAAGTACGAGATCCATCAAAACGCTTACATAAAGCTGGTCCTCCACGCCCTAAAGCACAAGACCTCCGCCGTCAACGGAGTCCTCCTGGGCCGGCTCTCTGGCGATGACACCGTCGAAATCGTCGACTCAGTCCCTCTTTTCCATTCCCAGATCGGTCTTCTCCCTCCCCTGGAAATCGCTCTTATTATGGTCAGTTTGTTTTGCAGGAAAGACTCAATCTTgggattttatttttctggtttttctgTTAAAATTTGAACTTTCTAATTGGAATTTCAGATCGAAGAGTATTATAACGATAAAGGGTTGAGCATTGTGGGCTATTTTCATGCGAACGAAAGATTTGATGATTTTGAGCTAAGCAATGTGGCGAAGAATATTGGTGATCACATTAGCAAATATTTTCCTGGAGCTGCTTTGCTTTTGGTATGTATACTTTATTTAGTTATAACCGTTCAGTTACTCGAACTCTAGCTTTTTGTAGATATGAGAAGTATTAGAATTTGTAAAGTAATGAGAAATATTTGAAACTTTGAGTGAATGGTAATGTATGGCATTGCAGCTGGATAACAAAAAGCTTGAAGCTCTGCCGAAAGGGAAAGATGGGAATCCTGTGATGCAGGTCAGTTTTCTGCAATGTTTCATGTATTTTATGGTTATTGGGATCTCTGTTTTCACTATGTTTAGTTGGAACTGAGGTTTTTAGTTGGTTGTTAACTTGAAATTGACGGAATGGCAAAAGAAGCTTCCTTTGCTAGAATTGATGACGATTTCCTGAAGAAAGCATCTATGCTCTGCTTTATTGTGTTATATTAGACAAATAACTGTGATTGCTCCAATTGATTATGCATGAAAAACAATTTTCAGTCACTCCTTGCACATAAACAACTAGCTCCTACAAATCCTTTTTTATTCTCCATGCATGTAATATGTCATGAAACTGTTTACTGTATGAGAAATTAGAAACTCTGATGTTTTTAATGGATGGCTTGACCTTTTGTggtttttgtgaattttagaaGCTATAATTAGCTTGACTTCATCTCCTTTCTTGTATTCCTTTCTTTGATGTCGAATAAAACACGAATTTCTCCTGATGGCTTGATGTTCTGTTCATCTTTACTGATATTTACATGATTTTCTTAATTCTTTTGGACCAAACTATTTTACTAAGATCGCCTTCACAGAAGGTTATACATGttttgattttactggtcattTCATGAGCTTATAATGAATTAATCATGCATTAAATTCTTTACCATCAAGGGAGACCCGGCATACTGTTGCAATGCTACTTTAGCTATGTGCATACTAAGCTTGAATCTTTTGTCCTCTATTTTCATTGGGTGTTTTGAGATGGAACCTGTTCCAATCTTCATCATACAGCAATGCAGATATATATTTTCCTCTTTTGGTGATGACCTTCTTATTCCTTATAAACAATATTTTTAGTTATCCATGTTGTTTATAACATATTGGTTGTCCATTTGTGGAAAATGGCATCTTATAGAGCTGGATGATTATAATGTGATTTTCCCCATTCTGTGAGCTTAACATTATTCGAGATTCGTAAGATTAACTTATTTAGTTGTCCGCTCTACTTGTCTTCTTTGCCTTCTCAGCTTTACACAAAGGATACATCTAGGAGTTGGAAGCTAGTTGGATCAGATAGGCTGACTGTCAAGGAGCCTTCAGCCAATGTGATCCTTTTGGATTTTATATCATCTAAGAAATGGAAGGATATCACAGATTTCGATGACCACCTTGATGATATTAGCAAGTAATAACTGTCTCTATTGTCTTCTTTTAAACCAAAtagaaatatcaaatattaaagcTGTCTCTAAAGTTTTGAGCGTGTTAGCTGAATTTACTATTTCCCTTTCTATTGCAGGGACTGGCTAAACTCAGACCTTTTCAACTAAAGTTCGATTTCAGAGTCATTTTGTTCTCTGCAACTGCTGGCAATTCTTAATTATTTTTCTCAGTGGCATTGATAAGAGATTGCAACACCAATTGCTCTCTGAAAGACCTAATATGATGAAGATCAATACTTTAAGCTGGCGTAGAAGAAACATTTTTCATGGTGTATTTGATTGTCAATGGTTCTTTGGTAGTATAACTTTCAAATAGAAACTGGATATTTACCTTTGAAGAATAGCTTGTGTATCTGATACCTTAAAAATATTTATCTTAGAAGAATTTGAAGATTCTGTTTGCAGTGCAGCAGATCGCGGTGTCTTCATTGGGAAGATACCTCCTATTTTCTGTGGTGTTTTGTGTTGTTATGGAGGTGAAATGGATAATACCCCTTTTCTTATCATGCGCTGACCAATTCAATTAATGGAGTTAATGAATGCTGGATTTTTTTTATGATGAGAATTGGCATATATAGCTTTAGGTTGTTAAACTTTGCTTTCATATAATTGAAAGTGAAGGAAAAGTTTTCATTTTTATGGCTCGGTGTTTTATTGTTACAAAAGTGTTTGGGTCTATGTTTCAGTGCAACACGGATGGGGTTGTCAATTTCTTCCGTCGTCATCATCAGATTCTTGTTCCTGCTGGAATAACTGCATTTTACAAATAAAGCAATTGTTGCATGTTTGATATGCTTGCATCCCCTGCCTCGAGCGCAAGTGAAAAGTCTTTGAGCTTCTACTCTGGTGCTTCACATGATAACAAATTCAACTGCGGCATGCTTGTGAAGCAGCATGTGAAATTTAGGTGTTTACCTGGGGCCTGGGCTGATGCTCTTTTTCTGGCCAAGTAGGGGGGAAAAATAGTACCATTTTGAAAAGTTGGCATGATATTTCTGGACATTTAAAGGATGGAGACGCATGTCTGATGATGCTTCCTCGGTGTGTAGGCGAAATTGGAAAACAAACGATAATCTGTTAAAGTAAATAATATGACCATTATTGAATCATCCTGTGCAAACGTACGAAAGAGGACAAGTAAGATTGGATTGCATCCATCAATCTGCTGAGATGCTGCTATTGCTTGAttaattaaatttcattccttTCTTTTACGGGTTAGATTTGCTAGTTTGTTTCAGAAGTAGCTCAACCTATTTATCTGTCTCTGCGCCTTTGAACTTTCCTCTAAAGCTAATATGACATCAGAGTCAAATTTCGAACCGGAGTTTGATCACCAACCCGTACTGTAACATTTCTTCCAGCGTCAATATATAAGCATACCACCTACAACAGCTATCAAATTAACTATCATCGTCCATTGAATAGGAAAAATGAAACTCGTGCCCAGGTACTGCAGTATAGCCTTGGTGTTCATCTTGTCTTTCTCCTCGAGGGTGGAGGAAATCCGTGCTCAAGACCAATCTTGCATACAACGACTTCAGCCTTGCATGGACTACCTGAATGGGAACAGGGATCCACCTAGCAGTTGTTGCGACCCCCTAAAAGTTGTAATCAGATCAGAGCCGGAATGCCTGTGTAGTATGATCAGCATCAGGGGAGCTAATCAAGCTGAGAGGGCTGGAATTAACATAACTCAGGCTCAACAATTGCCCGGCAGGTGTGGGGTGCATATTAATCCTCTTGGCTGCATTCTTGGTATGCTGCTTAATTTTCTCCCCGACTGACATATAATTTGGCTTATTCTAGTGgggttttaaaatttttttgccaGAAATTGGAAAGggccttttcctttttttggtcgtgaaaattttggagaacGGAAGCTGAAAGTACTTTCTCGGGTGTGCTtttgttaaaaattttcaaGGTTAACAAAACATTGGAACGAGCAAACAGTTTAAGAAACTTTAAGCTGCAATAAATGGTTAGAATCAGATTTCGACTTTATACATGTTTCGTCATTGTTTCAGGTGCTCCCACTTCAAGTTCTGCTAGCTTCTCATTCCGGGTTCCAAGCATGGCTGCGGTTGCTGGTTCATGGATGATGGTATCAATTATCTTTAGCACGTTGTAATGCATTGGATAGGAGAAATAGTCTAGCAACAATTTtcgatttgaagaaaaattcttGTACTGACTGATAGTAATGTTAGTAGTTAAAAATATGTTTGTTTGGCTGCTCCTGTTTTCGAATCTTTCAAGAAGTCTAAATCTTTACATGGAGGAAAATATGCAGTTTATCGGCGAAttctttcttgagttttttCCCCCAGGAAACAGTAGAACGTTTTGCAATAGATTGGAAACATAATAAGGAGACTAATGTCGAATGTGTGTAGACCACAGAAAggataaaaagaagaaatgaaattgCAATGCAGCAAAAAACGGACGCAAATTGAATGTCAAAGGTTAAGCATTAGTTTCTTATACCTCATCACATAAGTTTATTTATGTACATAGACGCCCGGAAATTGCACTGTTCCACAAGGATTAATCAAGAATATGGGaattaaattgttcaattttTGTTGTTAAGGGCAAGGAAGAAGTGACACGGATCGCACCTCTAGCTTGTAGGAAAACAAGCAGCTCGTGAcagaaggaagagaaaaaaaaaagttgtgtGTTCTTAAGAtgtatttattaaaaattttagaTGTTTTTAGAAGGTTTCTGTAACTAAAGTAAGTAAGGGAAAAACAAGTAGTATTATACAAACACCCTAGAAAACCGAGGTGTCATGTTCATCTACAAACAATTTTACATCTATGTCAACTGATTTCGAACTCCAAATGGTAAACATAATCAAAATCGGAACTGAGAGCTGGGTACATTGGACAGAACTAAAAAGCTAAAGTTAAACTTGGGCAACTCTTACTCGCTTGCTCAAGGTGCTGTCTTTTTTAATCTGATTCATTGTCTGCATTTAATAAAATGGAGATAGACATCTATCATTTAGtatttttaaatctttttttaTCTCAAAAAATGATATCAGTTACGTACATATATGGAAAATATTAATAGAATTAAATTATACTTgcaaatcaaatagatatagattgctttatattttctaaacttttaGCCTCCTTTTATATTAATAGAATAgttcatattttataaaataaaatagaactTTAGTTGATTAAATTAGTGTTTCTTTGGATTGTAAGTACCTTcgataaattcataaattattaatttatcgaTTAATTAATATctctttaaattaataaaattcataTGGTTCTAATGTTACTAATTTATACAGGTTTTACTGAACTTCGACAGACACGTTTCCAGGATGCAGTAACTGATGGACACAATGCTAAAACCACAATTTACTTtgcatctcaatttttttttttctttgttcacagcccttttttctttttcatttgtgCCTCATTTGAGACATTTGTTTGTGCTTCTTAGTGGTGCATCCTGAGAGAGTTGTATAATACTTTCCGTTTtggtagattttttttttcgttcTTTTTTTTGGGCAGTTTTGAAATGGGAGAT
Above is a genomic segment from Coffea eugenioides isolate CCC68of chromosome 5, Ceug_1.0, whole genome shotgun sequence containing:
- the LOC113770213 gene encoding ER membrane protein complex subunit 8/9 homolog — translated: MGGETKYEIHQNAYIKLVLHALKHKTSAVNGVLLGRLSGDDTVEIVDSVPLFHSQIGLLPPLEIALIMIEEYYNDKGLSIVGYFHANERFDDFELSNVAKNIGDHISKYFPGAALLLLDNKKLEALPKGKDGNPVMQLYTKDTSRSWKLVGSDRLTVKEPSANVILLDFISSKKWKDITDFDDHLDDISKDWLNSDLFN
- the LOC113771982 gene encoding lipid transfer-like protein VAS: MKLVPRYCSIALVFILSFSSRVEEIRAQDQSCIQRLQPCMDYLNGNRDPPSSCCDPLKVVIRSEPECLCSMISIRGANQAERAGINITQAQQLPGRCGVHINPLGCILGAPTSSSASFSFRVPSMAAVAGSWMMVSIIFSTL